The following are from one region of the Paracoccus sp. S3-43 genome:
- a CDS encoding 4a-hydroxytetrahydrobiopterin dehydratase produces MDTDKITARLESLDGWQLSPDGRAIIRRFDFKGFAKAVEMANLAAWLGNKRGHHPDVAFGWGYCQVSFTTHDAGGLTEADLAAAAHLDALVG; encoded by the coding sequence ATGGATACCGACAAGATAACGGCACGGCTGGAATCCCTGGACGGCTGGCAGCTTTCGCCGGACGGCCGGGCGATCATCCGGCGCTTCGATTTCAAGGGCTTCGCCAAGGCGGTCGAGATGGCGAACCTGGCCGCCTGGCTTGGCAACAAGCGCGGCCATCACCCCGACGTGGCCTTCGGCTGGGGCTATTGCCAGGTGTCGTTTACCACCCATGACGCGGGCGGGCTGACCGAGGCGGATTTGGCCGCCGCCGCCCATCTGGACGCCCTGGTCGGATAG
- the cls gene encoding cardiolipin synthase: MWASFLVILHTTVTLALIARVLIRPRLDPSVRLAWIMVIEAVPLVGILAYVLFGEVRMNQAEVQRMADVRDRLTNLRVPNPAVIAEPPDYAQPVVAANAAVGGMSALSGNRIHLLDEGDEAIDRMIDAIDRARDHVHILFYIWLPDHSGGKVAEAVARAAQRGVECRVIVDALGSRLLARSALWTRMQDAGAECVTAFPWGLPFISVLFRRLDLRNHRKILVVDNSVAFSGSRNCADMAFAIKPRFAPWVDILMSVEGPVVRQFQSVFLGDWMSYTGKDLGDMLQPVAPVADPGEVAQVIPTGPDRRQGSISDCLAGMLHAARDRVVITTPYYVPDVALDAAIRAAARRGVEVTMILPARNDSLVVGATSQGFYYGLLSAGARIMLFQDGLLHSKILTVDGRMGMVGSANLDRRSFELNYEVNMAVFDREFVAELDARQDSYAERAREITLDEVRNWSVLRRLRNNLLALASPLL, from the coding sequence ATGTGGGCCTCGTTTCTTGTCATCCTTCACACGACGGTCACACTGGCCCTGATCGCGCGGGTGCTGATCCGTCCGCGGCTGGACCCGTCGGTGCGGCTGGCCTGGATCATGGTGATCGAGGCGGTGCCCTTGGTCGGCATCCTGGCCTATGTCCTGTTCGGAGAGGTGCGGATGAACCAGGCCGAGGTCCAGCGCATGGCCGACGTGCGCGACCGGCTGACCAACCTGCGCGTCCCCAACCCCGCCGTCATCGCCGAGCCGCCCGATTACGCCCAGCCGGTGGTCGCGGCCAATGCGGCCGTGGGCGGCATGTCGGCGCTGTCGGGCAACCGCATCCACCTGCTGGACGAGGGCGACGAGGCCATCGACCGGATGATCGACGCCATCGACCGGGCCAGGGATCACGTCCATATCCTGTTCTATATCTGGCTGCCCGACCATTCGGGCGGCAAGGTCGCCGAGGCCGTGGCCCGCGCCGCGCAGCGCGGCGTGGAATGCCGGGTGATCGTCGACGCGCTCGGCTCGCGTTTGCTGGCCCGGTCGGCGCTGTGGACGCGGATGCAGGACGCGGGCGCCGAATGCGTCACCGCCTTTCCCTGGGGGCTGCCCTTCATCAGCGTGCTGTTCCGCAGGCTGGATCTGCGCAACCACCGCAAGATCCTGGTCGTGGACAACAGCGTCGCCTTTTCGGGCAGCCGCAACTGCGCCGACATGGCCTTTGCCATCAAGCCGCGCTTCGCGCCCTGGGTCGATATCCTGATGTCGGTCGAAGGCCCCGTCGTGCGGCAGTTCCAGTCGGTCTTTCTGGGCGACTGGATGAGCTATACCGGCAAGGATCTGGGCGACATGCTGCAACCCGTGGCACCGGTCGCCGATCCCGGAGAGGTCGCGCAGGTCATCCCCACCGGGCCGGACCGGCGGCAGGGGTCGATTTCCGACTGCCTGGCGGGGATGCTGCACGCGGCGCGCGACCGGGTGGTGATCACCACGCCCTATTACGTGCCCGACGTGGCGCTGGATGCCGCGATCCGCGCCGCCGCCCGGCGCGGGGTCGAGGTGACGATGATCCTGCCCGCCCGCAACGATTCCCTGGTCGTCGGCGCGACCAGCCAGGGCTTCTATTACGGTCTGCTGTCGGCGGGCGCGCGGATCATGCTGTTCCAGGACGGGTTGCTGCATTCCAAGATCCTGACGGTCGACGGCCGCATGGGCATGGTCGGCAGCGCCAACCTGGACCGCCGCAGCTTCGAGCTGAACTATGAGGTGAACATGGCGGTGTTCGACCGGGAATTCGTGGCGGAACTGGACGCGCGGCAGGACAGCTATGCCGAGCGCGCGCGCGAGATCACGCTGGACGAGGTCCGCAACTGGTCGGTCCTGCGCCGGCTGCGCAACAACCTGCTGGCGCTGGCCTCGCCATTGCTGTGA
- the accD gene encoding acetyl-CoA carboxylase, carboxyltransferase subunit beta gives MNWITNYVRPRINSLFSRREVPENLWTKCPECGTMLFHRELSDNLNVCTNCGHHLAISPRDRFTALFDGGAFLDVKVPEPIADPLGFRDQKKYPDRMKAAQKATGEKEAMLVAEGEIGRTPIIAAAQDFSFMGGSMGMYVGNALVAAAERAVKTKRPLVLFSAAGGARMQEGILSLMQMPRTTVAVEMLREAGLPYIVVLTHPTTGGVTASYAMLGDIQIAEPNALICFAGPRVIEQTIREKLPEGFQRAEYLLEHGMLDRVTHRKHLRDELISILRMVGRMPAPTRAALPAPAPEPARPEPAQAD, from the coding sequence ATGAACTGGATCACCAACTATGTCCGTCCGCGCATCAATTCGCTGTTCTCGCGCCGCGAGGTGCCCGAGAACCTGTGGACAAAATGCCCCGAATGCGGGACGATGCTGTTCCACCGCGAATTGTCGGACAACCTGAACGTCTGCACGAATTGCGGCCACCACCTGGCGATCAGCCCGCGCGACCGCTTCACGGCGCTGTTCGACGGCGGCGCCTTCCTGGACGTGAAGGTGCCCGAACCGATCGCCGACCCGCTGGGCTTCCGCGACCAGAAGAAATACCCCGACCGCATGAAGGCCGCGCAAAAGGCCACCGGCGAGAAAGAGGCGATGCTGGTCGCCGAGGGCGAGATCGGCCGCACCCCGATCATCGCCGCCGCCCAGGATTTCAGCTTCATGGGCGGGTCGATGGGCATGTATGTCGGCAACGCCCTCGTCGCCGCCGCCGAACGGGCGGTCAAGACGAAACGCCCGCTGGTGCTGTTCTCGGCCGCAGGCGGCGCGCGGATGCAGGAAGGCATCCTGTCGCTGATGCAGATGCCCCGCACCACGGTGGCGGTGGAAATGCTGCGCGAAGCCGGGCTGCCCTATATCGTCGTGCTGACCCATCCGACCACCGGCGGCGTCACCGCCAGCTATGCGATGCTGGGCGACATCCAGATCGCCGAACCCAACGCCCTGATCTGCTTCGCCGGACCCCGCGTCATCGAACAGACCATCCGCGAAAAGCTGCCCGAGGGCTTCCAGCGGGCCGAATACCTGCTGGAACACGGGATGCTGGATCGGGTGACGCATCGCAAGCATCTGCGCGACGAGCTGATCTCGATCCTGCGGATGGTCGGCCGGATGCCCGCGCCGACCCGCGCCGCCCTGCCGGCGCCCGCGCCGGAACCCGCCCGACCCGAACCGGCACAGGCCGACTAG
- a CDS encoding folylpolyglutamate synthase/dihydrofolate synthase family protein: MSHSDAILDRLMALHPKVIDLSLDRMHRLLAALGNPERRIPPVIHIAGTNGKGSTQAMIRAGLQAGGARVHAYTSPHLARFHERIRLAGDLIAEADLAVTLEECEAANAGQPITFFEITTAAAFLAFSRRPADHTLLEVGLGGRLDATNVIDAPRLTVITPVSIDHTQYLGDTLPLIAAEKAGIIKRGVPVIVGPQQDEALRVIEAKALGLTAPVLAQGQHWMAAPERGGMVYQDDHGLWDLPLPNLIGPHQIQNAGTALAALRQLGATDAQARAAVTQAEWPARMQRLRHGPLVDLAGPQAELWLDGGHNPAGGEALAATLAAMPPRPTHLVCGMLNTKDIAGYLRPLAPHACSLTAIDIPGEPNTLPAETTAGVAASVGMISGVAADAGTAIAAIAGRDPKARILICGSLYLAGRVLRENG, translated from the coding sequence ATGAGCCATTCCGACGCCATCCTCGACCGCCTGATGGCGCTGCATCCCAAGGTCATCGACCTGTCGCTGGACCGGATGCACCGCCTGCTTGCGGCATTGGGCAACCCCGAACGCCGCATCCCACCGGTGATCCATATCGCAGGCACCAACGGCAAGGGCAGCACCCAGGCGATGATCCGCGCCGGGCTTCAGGCCGGGGGGGCGCGGGTCCATGCCTATACCTCGCCGCATCTGGCGCGGTTCCACGAACGCATCCGCCTGGCGGGCGACCTGATCGCCGAAGCCGACCTCGCCGTGACGCTGGAGGAATGCGAGGCCGCGAATGCCGGCCAGCCGATCACCTTCTTCGAGATCACCACGGCGGCGGCCTTCCTGGCCTTCTCGCGCAGACCCGCCGACCATACCCTGCTGGAGGTCGGGCTGGGCGGCAGGCTGGATGCGACGAACGTGATCGACGCACCCCGCCTGACGGTCATCACCCCGGTCAGCATCGACCATACGCAATATCTGGGCGACACCCTGCCGCTGATCGCCGCCGAAAAGGCGGGCATCATCAAGCGCGGCGTGCCGGTGATCGTCGGCCCGCAGCAGGACGAGGCCCTGCGGGTGATCGAGGCGAAAGCCCTGGGCCTGACGGCGCCGGTCCTGGCCCAGGGCCAGCACTGGATGGCCGCACCCGAACGCGGCGGCATGGTCTATCAGGACGATCACGGGCTGTGGGATCTGCCGCTGCCGAACCTGATCGGCCCGCACCAGATCCAGAACGCGGGCACCGCCCTTGCCGCGCTGCGCCAGTTGGGCGCGACCGACGCCCAGGCCCGCGCGGCGGTCACGCAGGCCGAATGGCCCGCCCGGATGCAGCGGTTGCGCCACGGCCCCCTGGTCGATCTGGCAGGCCCGCAGGCCGAACTCTGGCTGGACGGCGGCCATAACCCGGCAGGGGGCGAGGCCCTGGCCGCGACCCTTGCCGCCATGCCGCCCCGCCCGACGCATCTGGTCTGCGGGATGCTGAACACCAAGGACATCGCGGGCTATCTGCGGCCGCTGGCGCCCCATGCCTGTTCCCTCACCGCCATCGACATTCCGGGTGAACCGAACACTCTGCCGGCCGAGACAACGGCGGGGGTGGCGGCCAGCGTGGGCATGATCTCGGGGGTGGCGGCGGATGCGGGGACGGCGATCGCGGCGATCGCGGGCCGCGACCCCAAGGCGCGGATCCTGATCTGCGGATCGCTGTATCTGGCGGGCCGGGTGCTGCGCGAGAACGGCTGA
- the zapE gene encoding cell division protein ZapE, with translation MGKVSDLYRQRVAEGRIRPDAAQQSVLPHLDRVVDDIAAAPVPERRSAWRVFLGVGSPPPAPAARGLYLWGGVGRGKSMLMDLMAEAAPVPVRRVHFHEFMQEIQAGLNRARLRGDQDTVRPVAMEVAARVRLLCFDEMQITDIANAMIVGRLFQVLLEQGVVIVTTSNRVPEDLYKHGLNRQLFLPFIDLIRQRLEVVCLDSQVDHRQGRTTGGQVWFCPADAAAKAAMDGVWDDLTGGEGAPRRIEVGGRGFDLPLFADGVGRAGFWDLCGKPLGPADYLALSRAVRVLMIDGIPRLSASNYNEAKRFVTLIDALYEAKVRLIASGADQPEQLYNEGEGSFEFERTASRLREMQDADWGQQAD, from the coding sequence ATGGGCAAGGTCAGCGATCTTTATCGGCAGCGCGTGGCAGAGGGTCGGATCCGCCCCGACGCCGCGCAGCAATCGGTCCTGCCGCATCTGGACCGGGTGGTGGACGACATCGCCGCCGCGCCGGTCCCGGAAAGGCGGTCGGCCTGGCGGGTCTTCCTGGGCGTCGGCAGCCCGCCGCCCGCGCCCGCCGCCCGCGGGCTGTATCTGTGGGGCGGCGTCGGGCGCGGCAAGTCGATGCTGATGGACCTGATGGCCGAGGCCGCGCCGGTTCCCGTGCGGCGCGTGCATTTCCACGAATTCATGCAGGAGATCCAGGCCGGGCTGAACCGCGCCCGCCTGCGCGGCGACCAGGACACCGTGCGCCCCGTCGCCATGGAGGTCGCGGCCAGGGTCCGGCTGCTGTGCTTTGACGAGATGCAGATCACCGACATCGCCAACGCGATGATCGTCGGGCGGCTGTTTCAGGTGCTGCTGGAACAGGGGGTGGTGATCGTCACCACCTCGAACCGGGTGCCCGAGGATCTGTACAAGCATGGGCTGAACCGGCAGTTGTTCCTGCCCTTCATCGACCTGATCCGCCAGCGGCTGGAGGTCGTGTGCCTGGACAGCCAGGTCGATCACCGGCAGGGCAGGACGACGGGCGGGCAGGTGTGGTTCTGCCCCGCCGATGCCGCCGCCAAGGCCGCCATGGACGGGGTCTGGGACGACCTGACCGGGGGCGAGGGCGCGCCGCGCCGGATCGAGGTCGGCGGGCGCGGCTTTGATCTGCCGCTGTTCGCGGATGGCGTCGGGCGGGCCGGTTTCTGGGATCTGTGCGGCAAGCCGCTGGGACCGGCGGATTACCTGGCCCTGTCGCGCGCGGTTCGGGTGCTGATGATCGACGGCATCCCGCGCCTGTCGGCGTCGAACTACAACGAGGCCAAGCGCTTCGTCACGCTGATCGACGCGCTCTATGAGGCGAAGGTGCGGCTGATCGCCAGCGGCGCCGACCAGCCCGAGCAGTTGTATAACGAGGGCGAAGGCAGCTTCGAATTCGAGCGCACCGCCAGCCGGTTGCGGGAAATGCAGGACGCGGATTGGGGGCAACAGGCGGACTGA
- a CDS encoding 5'-methylthioadenosine/S-adenosylhomocysteine nucleosidase (Enables the cleavage of the glycosidic bond in both 5'-methylthioadenosine and S-adenosylhomocysteine) — protein sequence MTKTPTLIADIPVLFVMAAKAEYGPALRARIDPLITGIGPVEGAVQLTAALAAMPALPRLIVSLGSAGSARLEQAEVYQATAVAYRDMDASALGFEKGRTPFLALPVRVDLPHHIDGIATATLSTGANILSGPAYDAVAEDMVDMETFAHLRAAQHFGVPLIGLRGISDGAAELQHLSDWTQYLHVIDEKLALAVDRIADQLADGSLIPGAPRLS from the coding sequence ATGACCAAGACCCCCACCCTGATCGCGGACATTCCCGTCCTGTTCGTGATGGCGGCCAAGGCCGAATACGGCCCGGCCCTGCGCGCCCGGATCGACCCGCTGATCACCGGCATCGGCCCGGTCGAGGGCGCGGTGCAGCTGACCGCCGCCCTGGCCGCGATGCCCGCCCTGCCCCGGCTGATCGTGTCGCTGGGATCGGCCGGGTCGGCGCGGCTGGAACAGGCCGAGGTCTATCAGGCCACGGCGGTCGCCTATCGCGACATGGACGCCTCGGCCCTGGGATTCGAAAAGGGGCGGACGCCGTTCCTGGCCCTGCCGGTCCGCGTCGATTTGCCCCACCACATCGACGGGATCGCCACGGCGACGCTGTCCACCGGGGCGAATATCCTCAGCGGCCCCGCCTATGACGCCGTGGCCGAGGACATGGTGGACATGGAAACCTTCGCCCATCTGCGCGCGGCCCAGCATTTCGGGGTGCCGCTGATCGGATTGCGCGGCATTTCCGACGGCGCGGCCGAGTTGCAGCACCTGTCGGACTGGACGCAATACCTGCATGTCATCGACGAAAAGCTGGCCCTGGCGGTGGACCGGATCGCCGATCAGCTTGCGGACGGAAGTCTGATCCCCGGCGC